A region from the Vanacampus margaritifer isolate UIUO_Vmar chromosome 5, RoL_Vmar_1.0, whole genome shotgun sequence genome encodes:
- the LOC144052624 gene encoding uncharacterized protein LOC144052624 — translation MRSSSVREDKMAVQATPKTLLWRKTNAECVRVEQFTYTDRLEQRKMVCLHYHLCQSREAVRRPEEGPKKRKKIIKIQHRPDTTHRATNQSPSPTSETSKIPSFPLSQFGLQCALFFSRVGVQNPRGCYYSSVKAGVFLQRLSSAFSRIPSTLVPY, via the exons ATGAGAAGCAGCAGTGTTAGGGAGGATAAAATGGCAGTCCAAGCAACTCCGAAGACACTGCTGTGGAGGAAAACAAAcg CTGAGTGTGTCCGAGTGGAACAGTTCACTTACACGGACAGGCTGGAGCAAAGAAAGATGGTCTGCCTGCATTATCATCTCTG ccagagccgtgaggctgtcaggagacccgaggaaggaccaaagaaaagaaagaaaattattaaaatccagcaccgaccagacaccacccaccgggccaccaaccagagtccttcaccaacctcagaaacatctaaaattccttcatttcctttgtcacaatttg GTCTGCagtgtgctctttttttttcgcGAGTTGGCGTCCAGAATCCCAGAGGGTGCTATTATTCCTCGGTAAAG GCAGGAGTTTTCCTCCAGAGGCTATCGTCTGCATTCTCAAGAATTCCATCCACTTTGGTCCCATATTGA